TGACCAGGACGTGCACGGGGGCCTTCGGGGCGATGTCGCGGAAGGCGAGCATGCGCTCGGTCTTGCGCACCACGGTCGCCGGGATCTCGCCCGCCACGATCTTGCAGAACAGGCAGTCGGACTGCGGCTCGCCGGCCATTGGCTTCTCCTCTGGGTCCGTTTGCTGGTGCTTGTTTGCTGGTGCTTGTACGGGCGCAGCCTAGCCGAGCCGCCCGGTGGCCTGCTGGTACTCCTGCAGGTGCTTCCAGCGCACCGAGCGCATGCCGACGACGTCCCCCTCGGACACGTCGAAGTCCTCGTCCAGGAACATCACCGCCAGGATGATGAAGCCGATCAGCCAACGCCGCGTCAGCCGCCACATGTTGGGGCGCATGACGCCCTTGCGGCGCACCACCCGCATGGCCAGGATCCCCTTGCCCACACTGAAGCCGGTGAGCCGGGCGAGCACCACCTGGTTGAGGAAGGAGACGAGCAGGCCGACGCCCAGGAACGCCACCCAGAACGGCACCACCCCGATGCCGCCGCCGTGCTGGGCGGCGTGGCCGGCCGCGTGCACGGCGGGCTTGGCCTCGCGCGCGGCGTCGGTGGCGACGGCGGCGGCGAAGCCTGCGCTGAGGGCGAGGAAGAAGTCGAGCACGATCGCCAGGAAGCGCCGCCCGGCGTACGCCTCCTCGGGGCACGGCGGCGGCTCGGGCTGCGCGTACGGCTGCTGGTAGCCCTGCGGCGGGTACGGCTGCGGCTGCTGCTGGTACCCCTGCGCCGGGTACGGCTGCGGCTGAGGCTGCTGCGCGTACGGGTTGGGACCATAGCCGTACTGCTGCTGCGGCGGCTGCTGCCCGTAGTACGGCTGCTGCGGCTGCGGATAGCCCTGTGCCATGCGCTCCCCCGTGAGCTGTCGATCAAGAACAGCCCCGCATCCTACCCACAGCCCGGAGCGGGAGGTCGGCCCGTCCGACTTCCCGCTCCGCGGCGCACGCCCGGCTACTCCCAGGGCAGCGGCGGCGCCGTCCGGGCCGGGGTCCGGTCGAGCGCGGCGAGGGCGATCCGCACGCCCTCGGCCAGCTGCGGGTCCTCCCCCGCGGCCCACTGGTGCGGCGCGATCGGCACCTCGACGTCCGGGTCGACGCCGTGGTTCTCCACGCCCCAGCCGTAGTTCTCCAGCCAGAACGCGTACTTGGGCTGGGTGACCAGGGTGCCGTCGACCAGCCGGTAGCGGCTGTCGATGCCGATCACGCCGCCCCACGTCCGGGTGCCGACCACCGGGCCGAGCTTGAGCGCCTGGATCGCGGCGTTGACGATGTCGCCGTCCGAACCGGAGTACTCGTTGGCGAGCGCGACGACGGGCCCGCGCGGGGCGTCGCCGGGGTAGGGCACCGGGCTGGCGATGTCCCGGGCGACGTCCCAGCCGACGATCCGGCGGGCCAGCTTCTCGATCACCAGCTGCGAGGTGTGGCCGCCGCGGTTCTCCCGGATGTCGACGATCACGCCTTCCTTGGCCATCTCCGAGCGCAGGTCGCGGTGGATCTGCGCCCAGCCGGTGGTCTGCATGTCGGGGATGTGCAGGTAGCCGAGCCGCCCGCCGGACAGCTCGCGCGTCTCGGCCCGGCGCCCGGCCACCCAGTCGTGGTAGCGCAGCGGCTCCTCGTCGGCGAGCGGGACGACCACCGGGTGGCGCTGGTCGGTGCCGTCCTTGCCGGCCACCGTGAGCTCGACGGGCTGCCCGGCGGTGCCGGCCAGCAGCGGCGCCGGGCCGGTGACCGGGTC
The nucleotide sequence above comes from Streptomyces kaniharaensis. Encoded proteins:
- a CDS encoding RDD family protein; the encoded protein is MAQGYPQPQQPYYGQQPPQQQYGYGPNPYAQQPQPQPYPAQGYQQQPQPYPPQGYQQPYAQPEPPPCPEEAYAGRRFLAIVLDFFLALSAGFAAAVATDAAREAKPAVHAAGHAAQHGGGIGVVPFWVAFLGVGLLVSFLNQVVLARLTGFSVGKGILAMRVVRRKGVMRPNMWRLTRRWLIGFIILAVMFLDEDFDVSEGDVVGMRSVRWKHLQEYQQATGRLG